A stretch of Paenibacillus mucilaginosus 3016 DNA encodes these proteins:
- a CDS encoding GDSL-type esterase/lipase family protein, whose product MRRFLKLSLSALLLTSVFTPLQSRSEAAGTEPGQLPLDSSVQGERAYKFNFTSQAKEGYRSVTYDVYDGVPLYTPAAGYGFVGQTSAMPPREVHTSTITSDGTGFYITEPAFYAEPKYEKDNYNNYGMAFRIQAPPGAYSVYVKTTSDAADTTVSVSGMQTSRLLKGGFWDAAKLVPIKYTAAAAGKEWTYTYVNGRDYLDIEIEPNKVNTPVGIEEIVLKPLPKQVRAAGTLPTVFTLGDSTVKSYTFDEAPMSGWGQVFDNLFNREKAKVVNYSMGGRSFKNAYTEGRLNDILLTGSVGDYLLIQFGHNDESVDEFRRYGRGSTEGMYETYIREVYLPAVRARGMIPVLITPLSRVKGDAAPGHIYTNSFKTRLFPDIMKRIAREQGVTLVDLNAESVKYYNEIGVEATTAVFMSIEAGETPGKTNDGSYANGHPSKKIDGTHYKEALAKPFARIVATELVKLGGEGDRTAAAIASLLRGDVRDAARYGSWSAIFPEMAKDTTTGGGAYYRNQIEKLLQLGVLHKDDRGNFRPDETITVDAFIRSLAKLMELDPAVFAGYPNGKLTREVMGAILDDAYHAKFTSKPKYMTDYNGTTVVPGDPAYDPNLDSGARGAMYYPLVSWQQLTDTPQIAPHLAAKVKDAYELGLFRSEKGIARGQMVNGTELEPKAVVTRAKAAKALYFMWVLEHEVSQENDLSSLK is encoded by the coding sequence GTGAGACGATTCCTGAAGCTCAGCTTGTCCGCCCTGCTCCTGACCTCGGTCTTCACGCCGCTTCAGAGCCGGAGCGAAGCGGCCGGTACGGAACCGGGGCAGCTCCCGCTCGACTCCTCCGTTCAGGGGGAACGCGCCTACAAGTTCAATTTTACCAGCCAGGCCAAAGAGGGCTACCGGTCCGTCACCTATGATGTGTATGACGGTGTACCGCTCTACACGCCTGCTGCAGGGTACGGCTTCGTTGGGCAGACCAGCGCGATGCCTCCGAGAGAAGTGCATACGTCCACCATCACTTCCGACGGCACAGGGTTCTATATTACGGAGCCTGCATTCTATGCGGAGCCGAAATACGAGAAGGACAACTACAACAATTACGGCATGGCGTTCCGGATTCAGGCTCCTCCGGGCGCGTACAGCGTCTATGTCAAGACCACTTCGGATGCGGCGGATACGACCGTGTCGGTATCGGGCATGCAGACCAGCCGCCTGCTTAAGGGCGGGTTCTGGGATGCCGCCAAGCTCGTGCCCATCAAGTATACCGCTGCAGCCGCCGGCAAAGAGTGGACCTATACGTACGTGAACGGAAGGGATTACCTCGATATCGAGATCGAACCGAACAAGGTGAATACCCCTGTCGGCATTGAGGAGATCGTGCTGAAGCCCCTTCCGAAGCAGGTCCGGGCCGCCGGCACGCTTCCAACGGTCTTCACGCTCGGGGACTCCACGGTGAAGTCCTACACCTTCGACGAAGCGCCGATGAGCGGCTGGGGCCAGGTCTTCGACAACCTCTTCAACCGGGAGAAGGCCAAGGTCGTGAACTATTCCATGGGCGGACGCTCCTTCAAGAACGCCTACACCGAAGGCCGGCTGAACGATATTCTGCTGACCGGCAGCGTCGGGGATTACCTGCTGATCCAGTTCGGCCACAACGACGAGAGCGTTGACGAGTTCCGCCGTTACGGCAGAGGCTCGACCGAAGGGATGTACGAAACCTACATCCGCGAAGTGTACCTGCCGGCGGTCCGCGCCCGGGGGATGATCCCCGTATTGATCACCCCGCTGTCGAGGGTGAAGGGCGATGCGGCTCCCGGCCATATCTACACGAACTCCTTCAAGACAAGGCTTTTCCCCGACATCATGAAGAGGATCGCCCGGGAGCAGGGAGTGACGCTTGTCGATCTCAACGCCGAGAGCGTCAAGTATTATAACGAGATCGGCGTCGAGGCGACGACCGCCGTCTTCATGTCCATCGAAGCGGGGGAGACCCCGGGCAAGACGAATGACGGCAGCTACGCCAACGGCCATCCGTCGAAGAAGATTGACGGAACCCACTACAAGGAAGCGCTGGCCAAACCATTTGCCCGGATCGTCGCCACCGAGCTGGTGAAGCTCGGCGGGGAAGGCGACCGCACGGCGGCGGCGATCGCCTCCCTGCTTCGGGGGGATGTCCGGGATGCGGCCCGCTATGGCAGCTGGTCGGCGATCTTCCCCGAGATGGCCAAAGATACGACGACCGGCGGAGGGGCCTATTACCGCAATCAGATCGAGAAGCTGCTGCAGCTCGGCGTCCTGCACAAGGATGACCGGGGGAACTTCCGTCCCGATGAGACGATCACCGTGGATGCCTTCATCCGGAGCCTGGCCAAGCTGATGGAGCTGGACCCTGCGGTCTTCGCCGGCTACCCGAACGGGAAGCTGACCCGGGAGGTCATGGGTGCGATTCTGGATGATGCCTACCACGCCAAGTTCACGAGCAAACCGAAGTACATGACGGATTACAACGGCACGACGGTAGTGCCCGGCGATCCGGCTTATGATCCGAACCTGGATTCGGGCGCACGTGGGGCGATGTACTATCCGCTGGTCTCCTGGCAGCAGCTGACCGATACCCCACAGATCGCGCCTCACCTTGCCGCCAAGGTCAAGGATGCGTATGAGCTCGGGCTGTTCCGATCCGAGAAGGGCATTGCCCGGGGGCAGATGGTGAACGGCACGGAGCTGGAGCCGAAGGCGGTTGTCACGCGCGCGAAGGCGGCCAAAGCCCTGTACTTCATGTGGGTTCTGGAGCACGAGGTCAGCCAGGAGAATGACCTTTCTTCTTTGAAGTAG
- a CDS encoding AraC family transcriptional regulator — protein MNTIGEGARVKGDFEVSISKIVTPFSFLKSHTHDYYEIYYLMSGRRRLYIGNQCYSLKKGSLAFIPKNVPHKTMTASPPEHERLVIYFHDAYIDSAVKEQPDLLLPFSGQEPVLELNQQEQAFVENLLLQMINEYSDKDRRGRALYFKSLLTQLLLFAGRKQPDGSTEELKPVNPSIREIVQHCNDHFREPMTLGQIAGRFFLSPSYVSRLLKKYTGHSFPEYLNTLRIRESQRLLRETGLKMIEIAEQVGYLNITHFNKNFKLITGMSPLQYKKMAQNMEHVTLKHKPEFLEKHRF, from the coding sequence ATGAACACGATCGGGGAGGGTGCCAGGGTGAAGGGTGACTTTGAAGTGTCGATATCCAAAATCGTGACTCCGTTTAGCTTTCTGAAATCTCATACTCACGATTATTACGAAATTTATTATCTTATGTCGGGCCGGAGGCGCCTGTATATCGGGAACCAATGTTATTCCCTCAAAAAGGGCTCACTCGCCTTCATTCCGAAGAACGTTCCGCACAAGACGATGACCGCCAGTCCGCCGGAGCATGAGCGGCTGGTAATTTATTTTCACGATGCCTATATCGATTCGGCCGTCAAGGAGCAGCCGGACCTGCTGCTGCCGTTCTCTGGACAGGAGCCTGTGCTGGAGCTCAATCAGCAGGAGCAGGCCTTCGTCGAAAATCTGCTGCTTCAGATGATCAACGAATATTCGGACAAGGACCGCAGAGGAAGGGCCTTGTACTTCAAGAGCCTGCTCACGCAGCTGCTGCTCTTCGCCGGCCGCAAGCAGCCTGACGGCAGCACGGAGGAGCTCAAACCCGTCAATCCGTCGATCCGCGAGATTGTACAGCACTGCAACGACCATTTCCGGGAACCGATGACGCTGGGGCAGATCGCAGGGAGGTTCTTTTTGTCCCCATCCTATGTCAGCCGCCTCCTCAAGAAGTATACGGGGCATTCGTTCCCCGAGTATCTCAATACCCTGCGGATCCGGGAATCGCAGCGGCTGCTGCGGGAGACCGGCCTCAAGATGATCGAGATCGCCGAACAGGTCGGATACCTCAACATCACGCATTTCAACAAGAATTTCAAGCTCATCACGGGCATGTCCCCGCTGCAGTACAAGAAGATGGCGCAGAATATGGAGCATGTCACCCTGAAGCACAAGCCGGAATTTCTGGAGAAGCACAGATTCTAG
- a CDS encoding zinc-binding alcohol dehydrogenase family protein — protein MKCIVCEEPKRLVMKDAGMPPAPAPGEALIRILRIGICGTDLHAYQGNQPFFTYPRVLGHELAAEIVELGEAQDGLAPGDLVSVIPYVHCGSCIACRRGKTNCCTGMSVLGVHQDGGMREFMTVPVRQLVRADGLTPDQAAVVECFSIGAHAVRVGEIRPGDTVLVIGAGPIGLGTMKFAKQAGARVIAMDLNEERLAFCRRWAPADETVHAGRDPLQEVERLTGGDFPVVVLDATGNARSMEGALNFVAHGGRLVYVGLVKADITFHDPDFHKREMAIMGSRNALREDFEEVIRGLRSGAIDTDAFITHRTDFQGMIDQYDSWLRPENGVIKAMVEL, from the coding sequence ATGAAATGTATCGTATGCGAAGAGCCGAAACGGCTCGTGATGAAAGACGCCGGCATGCCGCCTGCTCCTGCGCCGGGCGAGGCGCTGATCCGCATCCTGCGGATCGGGATCTGCGGCACAGATCTCCATGCTTATCAAGGGAATCAGCCGTTCTTCACATATCCCCGGGTGCTGGGGCATGAACTCGCCGCCGAGATCGTCGAACTGGGGGAGGCGCAGGACGGCCTGGCCCCCGGAGACTTGGTGAGCGTGATTCCTTACGTGCACTGCGGCAGCTGCATCGCCTGCCGGAGGGGGAAGACGAACTGCTGCACGGGCATGAGTGTCCTCGGCGTTCATCAGGACGGCGGGATGCGGGAGTTCATGACGGTGCCCGTACGCCAGCTCGTGAGGGCCGACGGATTGACGCCCGACCAGGCGGCCGTGGTGGAATGCTTCAGCATCGGGGCGCATGCGGTTCGGGTCGGGGAGATCCGCCCGGGCGATACGGTGCTCGTCATCGGTGCCGGACCGATCGGACTCGGCACCATGAAGTTCGCCAAGCAGGCCGGAGCGCGGGTCATCGCCATGGACTTGAACGAGGAGCGGCTCGCGTTCTGCCGGAGGTGGGCCCCTGCCGACGAGACGGTCCATGCCGGACGGGATCCGCTTCAGGAAGTCGAGAGGCTCACAGGCGGAGACTTCCCGGTCGTCGTGCTGGATGCCACAGGGAACGCCCGATCGATGGAGGGGGCGCTGAATTTCGTGGCCCATGGCGGGCGGCTGGTGTATGTGGGGCTCGTGAAGGCGGACATCACCTTCCATGATCCGGACTTCCACAAGCGGGAGATGGCCATCATGGGCAGCCGCAACGCGCTCCGGGAAGATTTCGAGGAAGTGATCCGCGGGCTGCGCAGCGGTGCCATCGACACGGATGCGTTCATTACGCACCGGACGGATTTTCAAGGCATGATCGATCAGTACGACAGCTGGCTGCGACCGGAGAATGGGGTCATCAAGGCGATGGTAGAGCTGTAA
- a CDS encoding aldo/keto reductase — MKYRKLGNTGLDVSVISFGASSLGSVFHPTDDREAERTVHTAFELGINYFDAAPYYGLLKAERVLGQALKSIPRDRYILSTKAGRYGKADFDFSYDRILRSAEESMTRLHTDYLDILFLHDIEFGDRKQIVEEALPALEELKKQGKIRFTGVSGLPLSVFRTVLEHHKVDAILSYCHYSLNDDALLDLLPLLRETGTALVNASPLSMGLLSGTEPPAWHPANPFIREVCREASTYCEQHGLSLPKLAIQFAVNHEEIPTTLVSTAEPEKIRRNIESALEPPDLKAIEAVRRVLQPIQRRSWPSGRPEYHTGVLT, encoded by the coding sequence ATGAAATACCGTAAGCTTGGAAACACGGGATTGGATGTGTCGGTGATCAGCTTCGGGGCCTCGTCCCTCGGGTCCGTGTTTCATCCGACGGATGACCGGGAAGCGGAACGGACGGTGCACACGGCATTTGAGCTCGGCATCAATTACTTTGATGCAGCTCCCTATTACGGGCTGCTCAAGGCGGAACGGGTGCTGGGGCAGGCCCTGAAGAGCATTCCCAGGGACCGGTACATACTCAGCACCAAAGCGGGGAGGTACGGGAAAGCGGATTTCGATTTCTCATACGACCGGATTCTCCGAAGTGCCGAAGAGAGCATGACGCGGCTGCATACGGATTATCTGGATATTCTCTTCCTGCACGATATCGAATTCGGAGACAGGAAGCAGATCGTGGAGGAAGCGCTGCCGGCACTGGAGGAGCTGAAGAAACAGGGCAAAATCCGCTTCACGGGTGTGTCGGGTCTGCCTCTGTCCGTATTCCGCACCGTGCTGGAGCATCATAAGGTCGATGCTATTCTTTCTTACTGCCATTATTCGCTGAATGACGACGCGCTGCTCGACCTCCTGCCGCTGCTCCGGGAGACCGGCACGGCCCTCGTGAATGCTTCTCCTTTGTCGATGGGGCTGCTGTCGGGAACCGAGCCTCCCGCTTGGCATCCTGCAAACCCTTTCATTCGAGAGGTCTGCAGGGAGGCCTCGACGTACTGCGAGCAGCATGGGCTGTCCCTTCCGAAGCTGGCCATTCAGTTCGCCGTAAATCACGAGGAGATTCCGACGACGCTCGTCAGTACGGCGGAGCCGGAGAAGATCCGGAGGAACATCGAGAGTGCGCTGGAGCCGCCGGACTTGAAGGCTATTGAAGCCGTACGGCGTGTGCTTCAGCCGATTCAACGGCGATCGTGGCCGAGCGGAAGGCCGGAATATCATACGGGGGTGCTAACCTAA